In the Meiothermus sp. Pnk-1 genome, CGATGGTGTTGATCAGGTTGGACTCCACCACGGCCCCCGGGGTCCAGGGGTTTAAGGTGGGGTCCGCATTGGTTGCCAGGTTTAAGGTCGCGCTGGGGTCATAATCCTGGGCCAGCACTCGGCTCAGGCTAAGCGTCCCTGCCAGCAACACCGCGCTTATACTGCCAAACTTCCACCGTATACCTTTCATCACTATGAGCCTCCTCTTACTGAAGCCGTTCCTCTAAATGGGGTAGCCGAGCTGCCTTGAGATGGCCCGGGCTACCTGGACAATGAGTTCAGTAAAGCGAGCCAGGGTTGGGTCATCCACCCGGAAGGCTGGCCCTCCCACGCTGATTCCACCGGTTACCTGGCCGCTGTGGTCGAAGATAGCCGCTCCTACCCCGCGGGCAGCTAGATCAAAGTCCCCGTCGCTTACCGAATATCCTTGCTCCCGGATCTGGGTCAGTTCCTGCCGCAGTTTGGCTGGCTCCATCACGGTGCGCTCGGTATAGCGCGGATAGCTGGATAGTCGGCTCAGGATGCGTTCTCGCTCGGTCTCGGGGAGGTTAGCCAAGATGGCCTTGGGAACCGCTCCGGCGTGAAGCGGCACCGATTGGCCCAGCACCGAAGCCACCCGTACCCGCTGGGTGCTGTCCCGCCGATCAACGCATACTGCCAGTTCGCCTACCAGCACGAAGAGGTTAACCGACTCCCCGGTCTCGGCAGCCAGCCGATCCATGAACGGAGCTGCTATGTCTACTAGCGAAGATGGTTGGTTGCCTGCAGAGGCAGCGGCCAGTACCCCCAGGATTGGGGTTAGCGAAAAGCGTCCGTCGGCATCGGTGCGCAAGAAGCCAGCTTCTTCGAGGGTTTTTAAGGAACGGTACACCTGGTTTTTCTCCAGACCCATCCTTTGGGTCACCTCGGTCAGGGTGAAGCGGTGCGGCGGGGCCGCAAAGGCGAGCAGCACCTGGAGGGTGCGGTAGGAAGAATTCATAACATACTGGTTCGGGCTCTGATTCACCATGTGATAACCTTTCACAATGTGAAAATTTCCTAACAAGCTATTACAACCCTTTACATCTGTCAAGCCGAGATCTTCGATGCTTCGATGCTTCGAGGTTCCAAAGTTTTTCTGTCACTGCACTTTACGAAATTGAGTGGGTAGCGTATCATTGGGTAAATCTGTTTTATTTAGTAAAGCACAAAGAGTTTCATCTAAGTGCTCCCCACCATGGACCGATATGTCATTCAAGCGGCATACAAGACCTTACAAATACTGTTGGTGTTTGGTGAGGCGCCCCATCGCTTCACCGCAGCCCGCGTCGCGGAGCTGACCGGGATGGATCGCGGCCAGGTATTTCGTTCGTTGCGCACACTCGAGCGGGCCGGGTTGGTGCGGCTAGAGGACGACCAGCACTACGTTCTCTCGAGGGTGATCGGTACCCTAGCCCTGGCTGGGCACCGGGTTAATTCCTCCCTAACTGAGCTGGCCCGGCCCTACTTGAACGAACTGGCTCGTTCGACCGGCGAGACCGCTGTGTTGGGGGCCCTCTCGGGGGAGAGCATGATCCTATTGGATCTATGCGAGAGCAACCGGGTGGTGCGCTGGGCTTCGCTCATTGGCCACGCTTTCCCACTCCACGCTGGCGGGGCGCGGGCGGTGCTGCCTTATCTACCCAAAGCACAGTGGGAGCGCCTCCTGGAGCGGTTGCCCGAGTTGCCGGTCTACACCCCTTATACCCTTTCTCGCCCCGAATCTTTGCTGGAGGATATACAGCGCACTTACAGGCAGGGCTATTCAGTAGGGGATCAAGATTATGACCTCGAGACCCGCTCGGTGAGCGCTCCCATCTTTAACCAGCAAGGCCGGGTGATCGGGGCGCTCAGCCTGGCGGGACCTTCGTATCGCTTTGCCCTCGAGTCCATTCCAGCTTATGCCCAGGCAGTGATGGAGTATGCCCAGCAGATCTCGCGGCAATCGGGGTACGCGGGACTTTATCCCAACCCCCATACCGAGCTTGCCCTGGAAGGGGGTGAGAACTGAATAACATGGCTGAACACCCGGCTTAGCCCCGCGGTCGTGAGCATGGGAATTGGAAGGGGAGGGAGCATTAAATGAGAAAGTGGGTCGCTAACCAAAGGAAAATCTGGCTGGCTTTAATCTTGGCCTTCGGTTCAGGGGCGCTAGCCCAAGCACAGGTAAGCTATACCGCCGCTCAAGCCAGCCAGGGGCAACAGATTTACCAGGCGCAGTGTGCTATGTGCCACGGGACGCAGCTTCAAGGGCAATCGGGGCCACCCCTCAAGGGAGATCAGTTCCTTAGTAAATGGCAGAAGAACTCGCTCGAGGACTTCTACTACATTATGTCCACCACCATGCCGCTGACTGCTCCCGGTAGCCTCAGCCAAGATCAATACCTCGCTATCTTGGCTCACGTCCTGAGCGCCAACGGTTTCAAACCCGGCGATAAGCCGCTGGCTAGGGCCAATCTTAAAGACCTCAAGTTCTCCGCTGCAGCCCAGGCCGCACAAGGACCGGCCACGGTGGTGAGCGCCCCGCTTCCAGTAAAGATCACCGGGCCCACCCAGGCCGAACTCAACAACTCTGAGTTTTCCCTGGACTCCTGGCTGATGAACAACAAAGGGTACATGAGCCAGCGCTTCGCCACCGCGATGAACATCAACCGCAGCAACGCCAAGAACCTGAAGCGAGTCTGCACTCTGGATCTGGGCGACCTGGGGGGCTTTCAGGCTACTCCAGTGGTCTACAAAGGCGTGATGTTTATCACCAAGGAAAACCGCACCATCGCGCTCGATGCCACCAACTGCAAAAAGTTCTGGGAGCACACTTATACCCCCAGCGGCCCGGTAGCGCTGGCCACCAACCGTGGGGTGGCGATCTACAATGGGATGCTCTTCCGCGGGACCGGCGACGCCCACATCATCGCCCTCGATGCCAACACCGGCCAACTCTTGTGGGACAAGAAGATCGAGGACTCCACTGACGGTTACTTCACCAGCTCAGCCCCCATTGTGTGGAACGACCTGGTCTTTATGGGCGAGGCCGGGGCGGACTGGGGCATCAAAGCTAAGATGCACGCCTTCAACGTGAAGGATGGCTCGGAAGCCTGGAGCTTTGACGTAATTCCCACAGGGAATCAAGAAGGAGCGAATACTTGGGAAAACGCTGATTCCACCACTACCGGCGGCGGTTCTATGTGGACTACTTACAGCCTCGATCGGGAGAGCGGGTTGCTCTATATCTCGGTGGGTAACCCTGCCCCTGACTTTGCCGCCAACTATCGTCCCGGGGCCAACCTTTTCACTGATTCGGTGATCGTTTTGGATGCCAAAACCGGCAAGCTCAACCACTACTACCAGCAAATTCCCAACGACGATAAAGACTACGACACCTCGGTAGCCCCATTGCTTTTCCGGCTGAACGGCAAGCTGTACGCCAGTGTGCCCACCAAGGCTGGCTTCCTCTTCACCTACGATGAGAGCGCTAAGCAGCAAGTCTATAAGGTGCCCACCGTAACCATTAAGAATGCCGACCAGCCTCCCACTGCCGAGGGCACCCCGATCTGCCCCAACTACACCGGAGGAAGCCAATGGTCCGGGCCGTCATTTTCGCCAGTGACCCGGCTTCTCTATGTCAACTCAATTGATTGGTGTGGGGTGGTAAAGCTAGGTGAGGTGCGTTACGTGCGCGGCCAGCTCTTCTTCGGCGGCTCAATGCAACTCGATCCCATTGAGAACTCTAAAGGCTACACCACCGCTTTCGATGCCCTCACCGGGAGGATGTTGTGGCGGCATACCACCGACGGGGGGGTTCGTAAGGCCAGTCCGGTGACCTCGACAGCGGGCGGCCTGGTGCTGGTAGGTGATACTGACGGTACCTTCTACGTACTGGACGCCAATAACGGCAGTGTGCTCTTCCAGGAGAACATCGATAAAGCCCCCATCGGGGCCGGGATCGCCACCTACGTGGTGGGCGGCAAGCAGTACATCGCGGTGCCTGCCGGGAACACCTCGCGTGGGGCCACTGGGGTGAACGCGGTCCCCTCGAGGATCGCCATCTTCACCCTGCCTTAGTGCCTATGGTTCGCTCGGCTACGCTCGAGTAGAACTCGATCCGAGCGTAGCCGAGATTCCTAACCGCGGCCTGACCGACGAAGGAGGAAATCCCCCATGCCCAAACGTACCCTGTTGGTTCTAACCGCGCTCGGCCTTTCTTTAGGCCCGGCGCTGGCTCTCCAGCCTGTTTTGACTACGGAAGAAATACAAAGAGCCCTCAAAGAGGGCAGTGCGATGAATACCCCGCGCAACGGCTACATCTTGGGCGACTATCTGCTCAAGGAGTACAACGACGGGATCTCGCTCAAGCCGGGAGACGGGGAGGTGGACGCCATCATCGTAGCGACCCCTTACGAGCGGGTGCGCTACTTCGGCTACCTCGAGTCTATCCAGCGCAAGCTGGTTACGGAGGCCGCCTTGAACGCTGTGGTGGAGCGCTACAAGAATAAGCTGACTTTCGTAATCTTCACTCACAGTCCTTATACGGTAGATCAAGAAGTTGAGCAGTGGACCAAGGCTTACGGCAGTAGCAAGATCACCGACGAGGAGGGGAAAACCCGCCAGCGGAGCTACCTCGACCAGTACCAGGAGGCTACGCTCGAGGTAGACGGCAAAACCTACACCGCCAAGCCCAGCGTGGACGGGCCCTACACTGACATCTTCTCGATCCAAGGTTCCCGCCCACAGTCGCGTTTTTTAGGGCTTATCAGCTACAGCTTTGACTTAAGCGACCTCGCTGCAAACGGTAAGATTAGTGAAGTGGGAAAGTTTAGTTTCAAGGATAGTCAAGGCCAGACTACCTATAGCGAGACGGTAGACCTCGGCAAGTACTTTTAACTGAATTTACGCGGCCTCCACCTGCACCGATAACAGAGGGCTCAAATCCAAGCTCAGCTTGCCTGCGATCAGCCTCCGTCGGCATGGAAGGCTACTTTGCCCGTTAGGCAAACACGCCGAGTGGCATCTTGCTCGGCGAGACTACGCCCTTAGTCGGGGAATATATGATCCAGTGAAGCTACACGTAGCCGCACTGAGCTTCGTGAATTAGAACTTTCACCCTCCCCGCTCATCTTCCCAACCCGCTTTCTCCCAGGGGATGTGGCCGAATACCCGGTAACCAAGGGTGTTTGAGCCTCGCCGGTTTCTCGGCGGGTGGCCCAGGTGCGGCGCCCGTCCTGGATGAGCGGGCCTTCCTTGGGAACCACCTTCTCGTCTGCGCCCAGCCTGGGGGGCTGGGTGGAGGCGGTGCGCGAGACTGGCCCGGTAGGGGTGGGGGTTCAGGATCCGGCGATTGCGGCGGGGTGGCGCTGGCTGGGCAGGCGGCCCATCTCCTGTAGGCTTTTGCGTCCGCGGGTTGAAGGTAATCGCCGCCGGGGTGGCTTGGCTAGCGGTCCTTCAAGGGTTCAGGGCCACCGCGTCCCCCGGCTCCGCGGCCGCAGGGTGGCTCGAGACCGCCGTGGATTCCAGCGGAAGACCCCAGAGCCGCGCTACCTGGATGGCCAGCAAACCCCCGGCCGGCTGCACCCAGCCTTCCACCACCAACACCGGGGCGCTCTGCACCGTTCGGGCGTAGCGCTCCCATAGCGGCGGGGCCAGGATGAGCTGGGCCAGCTGCGCGCCGTCCTCCACGACCACGAAAGCAAACCCTCGAGCCGAGGGGGGCTTTTGCAGAAACTTGAACAGGCCCGCGGTGCGCACCGGGCCTCCTCCCCGCCGTTGCAGCGAGACCAGGGGCTTGCAGCCCAGCTCGAGCAGCCTCGAGCGCATCAGATCCAGCGGGTGCAGGGCCAGCTCGCTATAGCCCTTGGTCTGGTAGTCCCAGGCCATGCGCTCGGGGAGTTCCAGGGGAGGCAGGGCCGGGGTGGGGGGCAGGGGAGCTTCCAGCCAGGGCCGCGCCCCTTTGGGGTGGGTCTGCAGCAGGGCCTGGGCCTGGTACAGCGCGGCGCGCCGGTCCAGCATGGCATCGAAGGCCCCCGCCCGTACCAGGTTCATCCACACATCGCGCGGCAGGGCCACCCGCTGGTAGCAGTCCTCGGGGGAGGCGAAGGGGCGCTCCAGCCGCTCCAGCAGGATGGCTTCGGCCTGGGTTTGCGACAGGCCCCGGACGGCGGTGAGGGGGAGGCGTACCCCTTTGCCCTGGGGGGTTTTCTCGCAGCGGTAGTGCAAGCCGCTGTGGTTGATGTCCAGGGGCAGCACCGCGAAGCCCTGCCGGTGGGCCATCTGGCGCAGGGTGTCGGCCGGCCAGAAGCCCGGCCGTTCGCTCATGAACGCGGCCCAGTACTCAGCCGGGTAGTGCCGCCGCAGCCAGGCGCTGGCGTAGGCGTGCTGGGCGAAGGCGTGGGCGTGGGAGGCGCAGAAGCCGTAACCGCGAAACTCGGCCACCATCTGCCAGATGGCCCGGGCCTGCGCGGGGGTGGCCCCCAGGGTGCGCTCGACGGCCTGGATGAACTGCGCGGCCTCCGCCTCGAGCGGCTCTCCCTCCTCGGCGCGGGCGATTCGCTTGCGCAGCCGTTCGGCCTCGGGCCAGCTGTAGCCGGCACACTCGTGCAGGATGCGCAGCTGCTGGTCCTGGTAGAGCAGCACCCCCCGGGTCGGCCCCAGGATGGGGGCTAGGGCCGGGTGCACCACCGACTCGGCCTCCAGCCCCTGGGCCCGCCGCAGGTAGGGATGCACGGTGCCCGACTGGATGGGGCCGGGGCGGATGAGGGCGATCTGGTGGGCCAGCTCGGTCCGGCTGCGGGGCTTGACCCGGGGGGAGGTCTGCATCTGGGCCGGGCTCTCGAGCTGAAACAGCATCAGCGTATCGCCCGCCTCCAGCGCGTCCCAGACCGCCGCCTCGTCGGGCAGGCGGAAGAGGTCCAGCCACACCCCCTCGCTGCGGTATACCTCCTCCCGGGCCCGTTCCAGCACGCCCAGCATCCTCAGGCCCAGCAGGTCGCACTTGATCAGGCCCATCTGCTCGACCCCGTCCTTGTCCAGTTGCAGGTGTACGATCCCCCCGCTGCTCCTTTGCAGGGGGGAGTAGTGGGTCAGGGGGTGGGCGGAGAGCACCACCCCGCCGCTGTGGGGGGCCAGGTGGCGCACGTGGCCCGGCTCGATCTGCTCCAGCAGCCACAGCAGCACTTCCTTGAGCGGACTGTCCCCCAGAACCTCGTCAAAGACGGCCTGGGCCCGGCGGGCCTGGTGGGGCCGCAGGTGGCGGTAGTCGCGGCCCAGCCGCCGGCTCAGCGCGGTGCGCTGGTGCGCGGGCAGGTCCAGGGCCCGGCCCAGGTCCTGCAGGGCGGAGGGCAGCCGGTAGGTGATGTAGTTGGCGGTCATGGCCTCCCGGCGCCCTCCGCCGAAGCGCCTTTCCACCCAGGCCAGCACCTCGTCGCGGCGGTGGGAGGCCAGGTCGATGTCCACGTCGGGGGTGGAGCGCCGCCCGGCGTGCAGGAAGCGCTCGAAGAGGAGGTCGTGCGCCAGGGGGTCCACCTGGGAGATGCCCAGGGTATAGCAGACCAGGCTGCCGGCGGCGCTGCCCCGTCCGGCCGCCAGGATGCCGCGGGAGCGGCAGTAGTCCACGATCTCCGCCTCGAGCAGGAAAAAGCCGGCCATCTCCATCTCCTCCACCACCCCCAGCTCGTACTCCAGCCGGGCCCGGGCGGCCTCCCGCGCGCTGGCGGGATAGCGCTGCTCCAGCCCGGCATAGCACCGCTGGCGCAGGTAGGCCGGGGCCGAGAGCCCGGGCGGTAGCCGGGGCGGGGCGGTCTCCAGGCGCTCGGGTAGCAGCTCGAAGGCGCAGGCCTGGGCCAGCCGGGCGGTGTTGGCCAGGGCCTCGGGAAAGGGAAAGCGGTCGCGCAGCTCGGCCAGGGAGGGCAGGTACTGGGCATCGTTTCGGACCGCCTGGGGGTGCGGGGTGTGGACGCTGATGCCCAGCCGGGCCGCGGTGAGGGCCTCGTGCAAAGGGTAGAGGGACTGGACCGCGTAGCGCACCTCCGGGGCCGCCACCACCGGCAGGGAGAGCTCGCCGGCGTAGGCCCGCAAGGCCCGCACCCGCCGGTCATCCTCGGGGTAGAACTCGTGGAACAGCCCGATCCACAGCCGCTCCGCAAACGCCCTGCGCAGGGTGGAGAGCAGGCCCTGCAAAACCGCGGACTTTCGCGCGGCCAGCAGGCGGCTGACCGGCCCGGCCCGGCCCCCGCTGAGCAGGTGCAGGTCCTCGGCGTGGGCGAGCAGTTCCTCGAGCTCGACATAGGGGGTCTCCCGCTCCCGGGCCAGGGTGATGAGCTCGCCGAGGTGGCCATAGCCCCGCCGCGAGGCCGCCAGCAACACCACCGGATAGATCTGCGCCTGCACCCGAAGCGGCACGGTGGCCCCGGTGAGGGGCTGCAGGCCCAGGCCGCGGCAGGCCTGGTGCAGCTCCACCGCGCCCGCCAGCGAAAGCCAGTCGGTCAGGGCCAGCGCCCCGTACCCGAGTTCGGCGGCCCGCCGGGCCAGCCGGGAGGGGCTGCTCACCCCACCCCCCTCGGAAAAGTAGGAGTGCACGTGCAAGGCCGCGGGCTTCAGTCGAGAATCCGGGTCAGCACCCATAGGCCGCTTCCCTCCTGGTGGTAGATCTCCAGGGTCAGACCGCCCTCCACCTCGACCCACCAGTAGGCGCGGGGGCCCTCGCCCAGCACCCAGCGGCCCTTGCTGCGCCAGCGCCTCACATAGCGCAGCACCTCCCGCCGCCGGCGATAGACCACCGCCCTCGGCCGCCCGTCGGGGTGGGAATCCACCGCGACCGCCCGGCCCACCCGGCGCATCAGGGACCCCCCTCTACCACCCGGACCCAGACCGCCTGCTGATCCGCGGCCAGGGCGTAGGGATCGAGCTCCCGCACCCGTACCAGCGTCCCGGGGAACCGCTCGGCCACCGCCCGGGCGGCCGCGCCCTGCGGGCGGCTTTCCCACAAGGCCCCCTGGACCCCCGGGCGGCGCAGGTCCGAGAGTTCGAGGGCGATCTGCTGCAAAGGGAGGCCCAACGCCCCGGTGTCTTCCAGGGTCCGCCGGGCCAGGCGGTAGATGGGGCCCGGCTGCTGGAGCGGGACTTTGCTCTGGCGGGCGGCCTGGAAGGGGCGGCCGCCGGCCCTCACCCGTACCGTCAGCCGGAAGGCGGCCTTGCCCTGGCGCCCTAGCGCAGCGGATAGCTGCTCGCTCAGGCGCCCGAGGGCCGGCTCGAACGCTAAAGGCTCTCGGGCGGCCTCGGCGAAGGTGTGCTGCGCCCGCAGGGTCGCGGGAATCCTGGCCCGGCCTACCCGGGGGCTCCAGGGACCCCACAGATAGGGCTGCAGAACCCGGTACTCCGGCAGCGTGCGCTCCAGCTGCGGCGCGCTCCACTGCCGCAGGTCCCCCAGGGTGCGCTGCCCCAGCTGGCCCAGCCACTCCAGCGAGTGCGCCCCCAGGCCCAGCCCCTTGAGCAGGTACAGCGGCAGCCGATCCGTCCAGCCCTTTTCCTCCCCCCGGGGCACTGCCCGCACCTGGCCGGGGTAGGCCGATAGCGCCGCCAGCAGGGCCACCTCGCGGTAGCCGGAAAAACCCACCCTCACCCCGTAGGCTTCCGCCAGCGCCCGCGCCGCTGCCGGGTCCAACCGCAGCAGCACCCGACCCGGGCGGAGCGGCTCGACCCAGGGGCTGTGGGCCGGCATCTCCTCCAGCAGCGTCTCCCAGGTGGCCTGCAGCAGGGGGGTGCCCAGCGGGACCAGGTGCAGCCCGGCCAGCCGGGCCCGGGCGGCCGCGCCCCGCATACCCGGGCTCACCCCGGCTTTGCGCGCCGCAGGGCTGAGCGCGATCACCCGGTCGCCTACCGTGACCGCTACCGGCTCCTGGGGCAGCCCCGGGTTCAGCCGGTAGGCCACATACAGCGGCCAGGGGTCAAACAGCAGGGCCGCGACCCCCTCCGCGGAGGGGCTGGGGTCCGGTGCTGGGGGGTGGGAACGGCTTTTGGACATGCTCCTTTTCTGCTATACTGGCAAGACCAATAGAAGACCGCTCCGGGGCAGAACCCTGGGGTGCTAGAGGGGAGGGCGCGCGATGGCGGGCAGGCTGAACGCGCCCTCAAGTCATGGGCCGGGCGGGTTACATAACCACCCCCAGGGTGCGCAGCAGGTGCTCGGGGCTTCGGCCGCGCAGCATGTACTCGAACACCCCCAGCAGACGTAGCTCCCTAGCCGGCAGGGTAAAGCTGGGATACGCCGGGTTATGCGGCTCCAGCAGGACCCTATCCCCCTGAAGGGTTACATACTTGAGGGTGGCCCGGCCGGTCTCCGCATCGGAGACCGCGCAGATCTCCCGGGAGCGGGGCGGGCGGGCCACCTTGCGCACCACCACCACGTCTCCCACCAGGAAGAAATCGGCCATCGAGTCGCTGTCCACCACAAAAGCGCAGGCCTCGGGGCTGCCGGGTAGCTCGAGCAGGCCCAGGTTGTGCTGCACCGCCGGGGTCATCGGTCCCGCCGCGATGTAGCCCAGGACGGGGATGCCCTGGCCCAACAGCAGCTTTCCCTGGGGGGTGAGGACGATCTCGGAGCTGCGACCTTGGCCCCGCGAGAGGACCTCGAGCAGCCCCTTGCGCTCCAGCGCGCCCAGGTGCTGCCGCAAGGCCTGGTAGGAGTAGCCCAGTGCGGCGCTGAGTTCGGGCACGCTGGGCATGCGCCCGAGCTTCCGCTTCAGCGCGGACATCTTCTGGACTACCTGCTGTTGGCCCCTGGTGAGTTGCATCCGGTATCCCTATGCCTGTAAGGTTACAAGTATTTGGTTCGAGAATACGCGCAAGCACCGCCTGGGGTCAAGAGCGGTGGCCCTGTTCGCACAGGCATTTTGGGAACGGCGTTTCCCCTGCACCCTGCCCCTCGGAGCAGGGGGTTCTATGGGGTAGTCCGACGGGGGAAACTCCCGACGAACACCGGGGGCATCCGCCCCGCCAGGGAGGAGCGGGAAGCAGGGTGCCCGCCTGCCGATACGGCGACCGGGTCTAGAGCCTGTTAGGTAGCCATACATAATAGGGGGGCTGCTTTTGCAAGCATCAGAATGGAGAAGGCTAACCAGTGGTAACCTTCGAGGGTCTGTGTGAGTCGCTCGTAATCCCGTGCCAATCGCCTGAAACGCGAGGTCCAGGCGAAGGAGCGCTCCACTGACCAACGCTTGGGCAGAAGCACGAAGCCTTTGCTGGCCCCTGGCTTCTTGACCACTTCCAGATGGATACCCTGTTCCTGGGCGGCGGCTTCGGCCTCGGAACCGGTATAGCCCGGGTCGACAAAGGCGATCTCCACCCGCTGACCGGTGACCGCTTGGATCGCCTCGGCCAGGGCCGCCACCTGCTTGCGGTCATCCTCATTGACCGGAGTGCTGCTCAGGGCTGGCAGTTGCCCCAAGGTGTGCACACCGATATACACCTTGGTGCTTTTACGGCGCTTGTGCCCGTTGTACTTGGCGCGATGCCCGCTCTCCGGGGTGCTCTGCATCACCCTCGAGTCCAGAACCGCTCTGCTAGGTTGAGCCGGTTTGTCCCTGTGCAATCTCAGGATCTCTCGCAGGCCGTGCACAATGTTCTCAAAGCAGTGGTTCTCGATCCAGCGTCGGGTCTGTTCGTAGATCACCCGCCAGGGAGGGAAGTCGTGGGGCATGAGCTCCCACTGGGCCCCGCTGCGCACCCACCCGCGCAGGGCGCCCCCACCTCGCGCAAGTCGTACTCAGACCGTTTTGCGTCCAGTGGTAAGAGCGTCAGATAGGGCACGACCAGGCTCCACTCTTCATCGCTCACGTCGCTGAGGTAGGGCTTTCGCCTCGAGTTCATCATGTCCCGAACATAACCGGTAGCCTATGTTTGGATAAGATTCCCAACAGCCTCTAGGGCATTCCGGGACTTTGCGGTTGCCCTGCATGGAGTACCTCTTTCATTGAGCCAGTACACCCCTTTTTACCTAAACCCTT is a window encoding:
- a CDS encoding IclR family transcriptional regulator — encoded protein: MNSSYRTLQVLLAFAAPPHRFTLTEVTQRMGLEKNQVYRSLKTLEEAGFLRTDADGRFSLTPILGVLAAASAGNQPSSLVDIAAPFMDRLAAETGESVNLFVLVGELAVCVDRRDSTQRVRVASVLGQSVPLHAGAVPKAILANLPETERERILSRLSSYPRYTERTVMEPAKLRQELTQIREQGYSVSDGDFDLAARGVGAAIFDHSGQVTGGISVGGPAFRVDDPTLARFTELIVQVARAISRQLGYPI
- a CDS encoding IclR family transcriptional regulator encodes the protein MDRYVIQAAYKTLQILLVFGEAPHRFTAARVAELTGMDRGQVFRSLRTLERAGLVRLEDDQHYVLSRVIGTLALAGHRVNSSLTELARPYLNELARSTGETAVLGALSGESMILLDLCESNRVVRWASLIGHAFPLHAGGARAVLPYLPKAQWERLLERLPELPVYTPYTLSRPESLLEDIQRTYRQGYSVGDQDYDLETRSVSAPIFNQQGRVIGALSLAGPSYRFALESIPAYAQAVMEYAQQISRQSGYAGLYPNPHTELALEGGEN
- a CDS encoding PQQ-binding-like beta-propeller repeat protein — encoded protein: MRKWVANQRKIWLALILAFGSGALAQAQVSYTAAQASQGQQIYQAQCAMCHGTQLQGQSGPPLKGDQFLSKWQKNSLEDFYYIMSTTMPLTAPGSLSQDQYLAILAHVLSANGFKPGDKPLARANLKDLKFSAAAQAAQGPATVVSAPLPVKITGPTQAELNNSEFSLDSWLMNNKGYMSQRFATAMNINRSNAKNLKRVCTLDLGDLGGFQATPVVYKGVMFITKENRTIALDATNCKKFWEHTYTPSGPVALATNRGVAIYNGMLFRGTGDAHIIALDANTGQLLWDKKIEDSTDGYFTSSAPIVWNDLVFMGEAGADWGIKAKMHAFNVKDGSEAWSFDVIPTGNQEGANTWENADSTTTGGGSMWTTYSLDRESGLLYISVGNPAPDFAANYRPGANLFTDSVIVLDAKTGKLNHYYQQIPNDDKDYDTSVAPLLFRLNGKLYASVPTKAGFLFTYDESAKQQVYKVPTVTIKNADQPPTAEGTPICPNYTGGSQWSGPSFSPVTRLLYVNSIDWCGVVKLGEVRYVRGQLFFGGSMQLDPIENSKGYTTAFDALTGRMLWRHTTDGGVRKASPVTSTAGGLVLVGDTDGTFYVLDANNGSVLFQENIDKAPIGAGIATYVVGGKQYIAVPAGNTSRGATGVNAVPSRIAIFTLP
- the dnaE gene encoding DNA polymerase III subunit alpha, translated to MGADPDSRLKPAALHVHSYFSEGGGVSSPSRLARRAAELGYGALALTDWLSLAGAVELHQACRGLGLQPLTGATVPLRVQAQIYPVVLLAASRRGYGHLGELITLARERETPYVELEELLAHAEDLHLLSGGRAGPVSRLLAARKSAVLQGLLSTLRRAFAERLWIGLFHEFYPEDDRRVRALRAYAGELSLPVVAAPEVRYAVQSLYPLHEALTAARLGISVHTPHPQAVRNDAQYLPSLAELRDRFPFPEALANTARLAQACAFELLPERLETAPPRLPPGLSAPAYLRQRCYAGLEQRYPASAREAARARLEYELGVVEEMEMAGFFLLEAEIVDYCRSRGILAAGRGSAAGSLVCYTLGISQVDPLAHDLLFERFLHAGRRSTPDVDIDLASHRRDEVLAWVERRFGGGRREAMTANYITYRLPSALQDLGRALDLPAHQRTALSRRLGRDYRHLRPHQARRAQAVFDEVLGDSPLKEVLLWLLEQIEPGHVRHLAPHSGGVVLSAHPLTHYSPLQRSSGGIVHLQLDKDGVEQMGLIKCDLLGLRMLGVLERAREEVYRSEGVWLDLFRLPDEAAVWDALEAGDTLMLFQLESPAQMQTSPRVKPRSRTELAHQIALIRPGPIQSGTVHPYLRRAQGLEAESVVHPALAPILGPTRGVLLYQDQQLRILHECAGYSWPEAERLRKRIARAEEGEPLEAEAAQFIQAVERTLGATPAQARAIWQMVAEFRGYGFCASHAHAFAQHAYASAWLRRHYPAEYWAAFMSERPGFWPADTLRQMAHRQGFAVLPLDINHSGLHYRCEKTPQGKGVRLPLTAVRGLSQTQAEAILLERLERPFASPEDCYQRVALPRDVWMNLVRAGAFDAMLDRRAALYQAQALLQTHPKGARPWLEAPLPPTPALPPLELPERMAWDYQTKGYSELALHPLDLMRSRLLELGCKPLVSLQRRGGGPVRTAGLFKFLQKPPSARGFAFVVVEDGAQLAQLILAPPLWERYARTVQSAPVLVVEGWVQPAGGLLAIQVARLWGLPLESTAVSSHPAAAEPGDAVALNP
- a CDS encoding LexA family transcriptional regulator translates to MQLTRGQQQVVQKMSALKRKLGRMPSVPELSAALGYSYQALRQHLGALERKGLLEVLSRGQGRSSEIVLTPQGKLLLGQGIPVLGYIAAGPMTPAVQHNLGLLELPGSPEACAFVVDSDSMADFFLVGDVVVVRKVARPPRSREICAVSDAETGRATLKYVTLQGDRVLLEPHNPAYPSFTLPARELRLLGVFEYMLRGRSPEHLLRTLGVVM